One genomic segment of Pedobacter endophyticus includes these proteins:
- a CDS encoding error-prone DNA polymerase gives MNYSELQVTSNFSFLRGASHPEELVEQAAIFGYEAIAITDRNTLAGIVRAHVAAKQHHIKLIPACRLDLLDGPSLLAFPTNEAAYGRLSALLSVGNIRAEKGSCHLYQHDVFEHSKGIKFIAIPPESLNNLFDFDESFRLQLKNYKQALGDNLFLAASRGYSGDDHKRLHRIDKLCSTLGIPMVATNDVHYHHPKRRELQDVLTCTREKCTIHDAGFRLHQNAERHLKPVTEMVRLFRKYPEAIHNLATITNACNFSLDSLKYVYPEEITSEGRTPQQELVYLSWKGAREMFGEEIPEKIINNINYELAFMEEMNYASYFLTVYDIVKFARAKGILCQGRGSAANSTVCYCLGITSVNPTKFDLLFERFISSARNEPPDIDVDFEHERREEVIQYIYEKYGRDRAAIVATVTQQHQKGAIRDVGKAMGLSVDTVNKLSGAIWEFTDEWFEEARIIEAGLNPKDPMLKKVLQLTSQMMGFPRQLGQHTGGFVITQGKLTDLCPILNARMADRTNIEWNKDDIDALGFLKIDVLALGMLTCIRKAFDLAKQHYNLDLTLAKINKRDDPKVYEMISHADTIGVFQIESRAQQSMLPRLRPKCFYDLVIEVAIVRPGPIQGDMVHPYLRRRNGEEPIEYPSKELEEILSRTLGVPLFQEQAMKIAIVAAGFTPTEADELRRSMATFKFKGLVNKFEEKLVNGMLERGYTREFAERIFKQLEGFGSYGFPESHAASFALLVYVSCWLKCYYPDVFATALLNSMPMGFYQPAQIVIDARNHGVTVREIDINYSFWDNTLEEKTEKFHVMRLGFRQIKGIRMEEIVMLEKGRGKGYQTIHQLMDAGVSIATLERLADADAFRSIGMDRRKALWEVSALADRPIALFKDQPSQGTYETQIELPLMSNSAHVVQDYATTALSIKAHPVSFIREKLSLLRILSTKETSEAHDGRLVKVAGLVLVRQRPGTAGGVCFITIEDETGVANLVVFQQLFDKYRKEILGSRLLMVEGKLQREGEVVHVIVKKCFDMTKMLGELTENRDYDLPLLTLSRADERAPFPAENKRTTVRENVEKEIFPAARNFR, from the coding sequence ATGAACTACAGCGAACTTCAGGTTACCAGTAACTTCAGCTTTTTAAGGGGCGCATCGCACCCTGAAGAATTGGTTGAACAGGCCGCTATTTTTGGATATGAAGCCATAGCCATTACCGATAGAAATACGCTTGCAGGCATTGTACGTGCGCATGTTGCGGCAAAACAGCATCACATAAAACTAATTCCCGCCTGTAGGCTCGATCTCCTTGATGGGCCCTCGCTCCTCGCCTTTCCTACCAACGAAGCGGCTTACGGGCGACTTTCGGCATTGCTGAGCGTGGGCAATATCCGGGCCGAAAAAGGCAGTTGCCACCTTTATCAGCACGATGTTTTTGAGCACAGCAAGGGCATTAAGTTTATTGCAATCCCGCCTGAATCGTTAAATAACCTATTCGATTTTGATGAAAGCTTCCGTTTGCAACTTAAAAACTACAAACAAGCGCTGGGCGATAATCTTTTTTTGGCCGCAAGCAGGGGTTATAGTGGAGACGATCATAAAAGACTTCACCGTATTGATAAACTTTGCTCAACACTTGGAATCCCCATGGTGGCCACCAATGATGTTCATTACCACCACCCGAAGAGAAGAGAACTACAGGATGTGCTCACCTGCACACGAGAAAAATGCACCATACATGATGCAGGTTTCCGCCTGCACCAAAATGCAGAAAGGCACCTGAAACCTGTTACCGAAATGGTGAGGCTTTTTCGTAAATATCCTGAGGCCATCCACAATTTAGCAACCATTACCAATGCATGCAATTTTTCGCTCGATAGCCTTAAATATGTCTATCCTGAAGAAATTACCAGTGAAGGACGCACGCCACAACAAGAGCTTGTTTACTTAAGCTGGAAAGGCGCAAGGGAAATGTTTGGTGAAGAAATTCCAGAAAAAATCATTAATAATATCAATTATGAGCTGGCATTTATGGAGGAAATGAATTATGCCTCTTACTTCCTTACGGTTTACGATATTGTAAAATTTGCCCGAGCGAAGGGTATTCTATGCCAGGGACGAGGTTCTGCAGCAAATTCGACAGTTTGTTATTGTTTGGGCATCACTTCGGTTAACCCAACAAAGTTCGACCTGCTTTTTGAGCGGTTTATCTCGTCAGCAAGAAATGAGCCGCCAGATATTGACGTAGATTTTGAGCACGAGCGGCGTGAAGAAGTGATTCAATACATTTATGAAAAATATGGCAGAGACCGGGCGGCTATTGTGGCCACAGTAACGCAACAACATCAAAAAGGAGCCATTCGTGATGTTGGAAAAGCCATGGGCCTATCGGTTGATACGGTAAACAAACTTTCGGGCGCCATTTGGGAGTTTACGGATGAGTGGTTTGAGGAAGCACGCATTATTGAAGCTGGCCTTAACCCAAAAGACCCCATGCTGAAAAAAGTTTTACAGCTTACTTCGCAAATGATGGGCTTTCCGCGGCAGCTTGGACAGCATACCGGCGGCTTTGTAATTACCCAAGGAAAACTGACTGACCTATGCCCTATTTTAAATGCCCGTATGGCCGACCGTACGAATATTGAATGGAACAAAGATGATATTGATGCGCTTGGTTTTTTAAAAATTGATGTGCTCGCCCTTGGCATGCTAACCTGCATCAGAAAGGCATTCGATTTGGCCAAACAGCATTACAACCTTGATTTAACTTTAGCCAAAATTAATAAAAGAGACGACCCGAAGGTGTACGAAATGATTAGCCATGCCGATACCATTGGGGTATTTCAAATTGAAAGCCGAGCACAACAATCGATGCTTCCGAGGCTTCGGCCGAAATGTTTTTACGATTTGGTTATCGAGGTGGCCATTGTTCGTCCGGGGCCCATACAAGGCGATATGGTACATCCATATTTAAGGAGGCGGAATGGTGAGGAGCCAATAGAATATCCCTCAAAAGAACTCGAGGAAATTCTTAGCAGAACGCTTGGTGTACCGCTTTTTCAAGAACAGGCTATGAAAATTGCAATTGTTGCGGCGGGTTTTACGCCAACAGAGGCCGATGAGCTGAGACGCAGCATGGCTACTTTTAAATTTAAGGGCCTTGTAAACAAGTTTGAAGAAAAACTGGTTAATGGCATGCTCGAGCGGGGCTATACACGAGAGTTTGCTGAAAGAATATTTAAGCAGCTGGAAGGATTCGGCAGCTATGGCTTTCCCGAAAGTCATGCTGCAAGCTTTGCCCTGCTGGTTTACGTTTCGTGCTGGCTTAAATGTTATTATCCAGATGTATTTGCTACCGCACTTTTAAACAGCATGCCCATGGGTTTTTATCAGCCTGCGCAAATTGTTATCGATGCGAGGAACCATGGCGTTACCGTGCGGGAGATTGATATTAATTATTCTTTTTGGGATAATACCCTTGAAGAAAAAACAGAGAAGTTTCATGTCATGCGCCTTGGTTTCAGGCAGATTAAGGGCATACGTATGGAAGAAATTGTAATGCTTGAAAAAGGACGGGGAAAGGGTTACCAAACGATTCATCAATTAATGGACGCAGGGGTTTCTATAGCTACGCTCGAAAGGTTGGCCGATGCCGATGCTTTCCGGTCTATTGGAATGGATAGAAGAAAGGCACTTTGGGAAGTTTCGGCGCTTGCCGATCGACCGATTGCGCTTTTTAAAGATCAGCCGTCGCAAGGCACTTATGAAACACAGATCGAACTTCCGTTGATGAGCAACTCAGCGCATGTTGTTCAGGATTACGCCACCACTGCCCTATCCATTAAAGCGCATCCAGTAAGTTTTATCAGAGAAAAACTGAGTCTTTTAAGGATCTTATCTACAAAAGAAACTTCTGAAGCTCATGATGGAAGATTGGTAAAGGTAGCAGGACTGGTTTTGGTACGCCAAAGGCCGGGCACAGCGGGTGGAGTGTGTTTTATCACTATTGAAGATGAAACCGGAGTGGCTAACCTTGTGGTATTTCAGCAACTTTTTGATAAATACCGAAAGGAGATTTTGGGCTCGAGGCTTTTAATGGTTGAGGGAAAGCTGCAACGTGAGGGCGAAGTTGTACACGTAATTGTTAAAAAATGCTTCGACATGACCAAAATGCTTGGCGAATTGACTGAAAACCGCGACTACGATCTCCCGTTACTCACCCTTTCGCGGGCCGATGAGCGTGCGCCGTTTCCGGCAGAAAATAAGCGGACAACTGTAAGGGAGAATGTAGAGAAGGAAATATTTCCGGCAGCACGAAATTTCAGGTAG
- a CDS encoding YciE/YciF ferroxidase family protein, with translation MPNSHLHELFTDELRDVLGAERQLLKGLKKMADSASGEELKSAFQEHYSQSEEHINRLKEAFSSIGLSFRSKKCKAMEGLLAEGEEIMDSFEPGKVLDAALVAAAQKIEHYEIASYGCLVTWAKLMEHQEAADLLSQTLEEEKQTDGKLTEIAMSQANVSTE, from the coding sequence ATGCCAAATTCGCACCTGCACGAGCTGTTTACCGACGAGCTGCGTGATGTGCTAGGTGCGGAAAGACAATTATTAAAGGGACTGAAAAAAATGGCAGATTCGGCTTCTGGCGAGGAGCTAAAAAGTGCATTTCAGGAGCATTATTCGCAGAGCGAAGAGCATATCAATCGCTTAAAAGAGGCATTCTCATCAATCGGCTTGTCTTTTCGATCGAAAAAATGCAAGGCAATGGAAGGCCTGTTGGCCGAGGGAGAAGAAATTATGGACAGCTTTGAGCCCGGAAAAGTGCTGGATGCAGCACTGGTTGCAGCGGCACAAAAGATAGAGCATTATGAAATTGCCAGCTACGGCTGTCTGGTTACCTGGGCCAAATTAATGGAACACCAGGAAGCAGCAGACCTGTTGAGCCAAACGCTCGAAGAAGAAAAGCAAACCGATGGAAAGCTCACTGAGATAGCCATGTCTCAGGCAAACGTAAGTACCGAATAA
- a CDS encoding DUF2243 domain-containing protein, which yields MKLQHLTFAILCLSPVPSFAIRACISCNNEIRTGIYNSMFYPNLITMLSAFVVLAVMVLILSRASHSRHLLRQQKGHSQLSPAPLVTASMVLGIGLGGFIDGIVLHQILQWHEMLSAKIPATNYVGKSINMFWDGIFHLFCLIVVFIGIVLLWKLLFRKDIDRSGKLLVGGLLMGWALFNIVEGIIDHHLLKLHNVYEYTPNHFSVNAIFVGLSILLAGLGYAIIRNHRNSVSSQWH from the coding sequence ATGAAGTTACAGCACTTAACTTTCGCCATCCTTTGCTTAAGTCCGGTTCCCTCGTTCGCCATCAGGGCCTGTATTTCGTGCAATAACGAAATCCGCACCGGAATTTACAACAGCATGTTTTATCCTAATTTAATAACCATGCTCTCCGCTTTTGTAGTGCTGGCTGTAATGGTGTTAATACTATCGAGGGCGAGCCATTCGAGGCATCTTTTGCGCCAACAAAAAGGCCATTCACAGCTTTCACCGGCGCCTCTGGTAACCGCGTCAATGGTATTGGGTATCGGCCTCGGTGGATTTATAGATGGTATTGTGCTCCATCAGATTTTGCAGTGGCACGAAATGCTTTCAGCTAAAATACCCGCAACCAATTATGTGGGTAAGAGCATAAACATGTTTTGGGATGGTATTTTTCATTTGTTTTGCCTCATTGTAGTATTTATAGGAATTGTGCTGCTTTGGAAGTTGCTTTTTCGGAAAGATATCGACCGATCGGGGAAATTACTTGTTGGTGGCCTTTTAATGGGTTGGGCATTGTTCAATATCGTTGAAGGAATTATCGATCATCATCTTTTAAAACTCCATAACGTGTACGAATACACCCCAAATCACTTTTCGGTCAACGCGATATTTGTGGGGCTTTCCATATTGTTGGCAGGGCTGGGTTATGCTATTATAAGAAACCATAGAAATTCAGTGAGCAGCCAGTGGCATTAA
- a CDS encoding MBL fold metallo-hydrolase — protein sequence METSTVKITVIGSGDAFGSGGRLNTCFHVNTGNAQFLIDCGASTLPGLKKYGINTDEIDAIIISHFHGDHYGGIPFLLLEASLSETKKNIDIISPPGAKQRLISLLELLYPGSPILEKLNISFIEYAPNEAIERRGFTVTGFPVVHVEETLPHGLRIETSGKVIAYSGDTSWTDALIPLSNMADVFICECNFYSTQVDGHLSYLELESHLSELSCKKLFLTHAGDEMLEKRHLLEIRSLYDGMKICL from the coding sequence ATGGAAACAAGCACAGTAAAAATCACGGTAATTGGCAGTGGAGACGCCTTCGGAAGTGGCGGCAGACTGAATACCTGTTTCCATGTTAACACTGGTAACGCCCAATTCCTGATCGACTGTGGTGCGAGCACTTTGCCCGGCTTAAAAAAATACGGAATAAACACCGATGAAATTGACGCCATCATCATTAGCCATTTTCACGGCGACCATTATGGAGGTATACCCTTTTTGCTGCTCGAAGCTTCGCTGAGCGAGACAAAGAAAAATATCGATATCATATCTCCACCCGGAGCAAAGCAACGTTTAATTAGTTTGCTTGAGTTACTGTACCCCGGAAGCCCCATCTTAGAGAAACTAAACATCAGCTTTATTGAATATGCGCCAAACGAGGCGATTGAAAGACGTGGCTTTACGGTTACCGGTTTTCCGGTTGTGCATGTTGAAGAAACGTTGCCGCATGGTTTGCGCATAGAAACATCGGGCAAGGTTATCGCTTATTCGGGAGATACCTCGTGGACAGATGCGCTTATTCCGTTGAGTAACATGGCCGATGTTTTCATTTGTGAATGTAATTTTTATAGCACGCAGGTAGATGGGCATCTCAGTTACTTGGAGTTAGAATCGCATTTAAGCGAACTTAGCTGCAAAAAACTTTTCTTAACACATGCTGGGGATGAGATGCTCGAGAAACGTCACCTGTTGGAAATTAGATCGCTATATGATGGAATGAAAATCTGCTTATAA
- a CDS encoding DUF4142 domain-containing protein: protein MKTTKSLIMVVATVLFLSACKKDRNDNHEMDNQMFVTQASSSNNFEVQAGAMAMTKAQSGDVKHYGEHMVSDHTAVGNEMKQLSAGKGWTVPTTLQPKEQANLNLLAATDQANFDKEFMRIMVASHQDAVSLFSMASGATGVYDADLRTFAASKLPSLNTHLEEAVNLQAKIK, encoded by the coding sequence ATGAAAACAACAAAATCACTAATCATGGTAGTTGCTACCGTACTTTTTTTAAGTGCGTGCAAAAAAGACAGAAACGACAATCACGAAATGGACAATCAAATGTTTGTTACTCAGGCTTCGAGCAGTAACAACTTTGAGGTGCAGGCGGGTGCCATGGCGATGACTAAGGCACAAAGTGGAGATGTAAAGCATTATGGCGAACACATGGTAAGCGATCATACTGCTGTGGGCAACGAAATGAAGCAGCTGTCGGCTGGCAAGGGCTGGACGGTTCCGACGACATTGCAACCGAAAGAACAGGCAAATTTAAACTTGTTGGCGGCCACCGATCAGGCCAATTTCGACAAGGAGTTTATGCGCATAATGGTTGCATCGCATCAGGATGCCGTATCGCTATTTTCTATGGCATCGGGAGCAACGGGGGTTTATGATGCAGACTTAAGAACATTTGCTGCAAGCAAACTGCCATCGCTAAACACCCATTTAGAGGAAGCGGTAAACCTTCAGGCGAAAATTAAGTAG
- a CDS encoding manganese catalase family protein — protein MFHHSKDLQFNARVSKPDPAFANILLEQFGGENGELAAAMQYFTQAFNAKMPYPDKYDMLMDIATEEFSHLEIVGATIQMLLKGVNGELKRAADSSEIMQVLEGKAAMEDIIHNALTANPQFPIITGGGPTLRNSQGIPWCASYIHSNGDLTVDLRSNLASESRAKLVYEHLMKFTTDPYVKDTLSFLMTREVAHYKMFEAALESIQPNFPPGILQSDPRFTQQYFNLSDTESVRGPWNQGEMPDMNKEWDYIADPLAHVAETEGLSKQNEEKMTELDEANSMSTQLGEIRSQEIKSAEPEGVAQWSNYAGKRFPEQEF, from the coding sequence ATGTTCCATCATTCAAAAGATCTACAATTTAATGCCCGGGTATCTAAACCTGACCCAGCATTTGCCAACATTTTACTTGAGCAATTTGGCGGCGAAAATGGCGAGCTTGCAGCAGCAATGCAGTACTTTACGCAGGCATTTAATGCAAAAATGCCCTACCCGGATAAGTACGACATGCTTATGGATATCGCTACGGAAGAGTTTTCGCACCTTGAAATTGTGGGGGCAACTATTCAGATGCTGCTAAAGGGTGTAAACGGCGAACTTAAAAGAGCCGCGGATTCATCTGAAATTATGCAGGTGCTTGAGGGTAAGGCGGCTATGGAAGACATTATCCACAATGCGTTGACGGCAAACCCGCAGTTTCCGATTATTACAGGAGGTGGCCCTACGCTGAGAAACAGTCAGGGAATTCCGTGGTGCGCCTCGTATATTCATTCAAACGGCGATCTTACCGTTGATTTGAGAAGCAATCTGGCGTCTGAATCGAGAGCAAAACTGGTGTACGAACACCTGATGAAATTTACGACTGATCCGTATGTAAAAGATACGCTGTCGTTTTTGATGACGCGTGAGGTTGCACATTATAAAATGTTTGAGGCTGCACTCGAATCTATTCAGCCGAACTTCCCGCCAGGAATTTTACAATCAGACCCTCGGTTTACGCAGCAATACTTCAACCTTTCGGATACGGAAAGTGTTAGAGGTCCGTGGAACCAGGGTGAAATGCCTGATATGAACAAGGAGTGGGACTACATTGCTGACCCGTTAGCGCATGTAGCCGAAACTGAGGGGCTATCGAAGCAAAACGAGGAAAAAATGACCGAACTGGACGAAGCCAACAGCATGAGCACCCAATTGGGCGAAATTCGCTCTCAGGAGATAAAAAGTGCTGAACCGGAAGGCGTGGCGCAATGGAGCAACTACGCGGGTAAACGATTTCCGGAACAGGAATTTTAG
- a CDS encoding cyanophycinase, with product METEPKRSFEIPNGKLILIGGAENKSPVKKRSDTNKKVLAAFVELCGKSPSIEVITTASNEDVDETYRVYKACFEELGAKNVGHIHHDNRPPAEADLNERITKANGVFFSGGDQLKLTAVYGGTELLSLMKERYVYKGLVVGGTSAGAMAMSTPMIFDGSGTDEIVAAGVKVTTGFEFLRDVCVDTHFVHRGRFVRMAQVIATNPSSSGIGIEEDTAIVITAGIKARVIGSGVVIILDGATSHGTNITSFDDDKKITIRDLKVSILSMGEEFTIPCRNLPHL from the coding sequence ATGGAAACTGAACCGAAAAGGAGTTTTGAGATCCCGAATGGGAAACTGATATTAATTGGAGGCGCCGAGAACAAATCGCCCGTTAAAAAAAGAAGTGATACCAATAAAAAAGTGCTGGCAGCGTTTGTTGAGCTTTGTGGAAAATCGCCCTCAATTGAGGTGATTACGACTGCTTCTAACGAAGATGTAGATGAAACGTATCGGGTTTACAAGGCGTGCTTTGAAGAACTTGGCGCCAAAAACGTTGGGCACATTCACCACGATAATCGGCCACCAGCCGAGGCCGACCTGAACGAGCGTATTACTAAGGCCAATGGGGTTTTCTTTAGCGGTGGAGACCAGCTAAAACTTACAGCGGTTTATGGCGGAACGGAGCTATTGTCTTTGATGAAAGAGCGGTATGTTTACAAGGGCTTGGTAGTTGGCGGCACAAGTGCGGGCGCAATGGCCATGTCGACACCGATGATTTTTGATGGCTCGGGAACGGATGAAATCGTGGCCGCCGGGGTTAAGGTAACAACTGGCTTTGAGTTTTTGAGGGATGTTTGCGTGGATACGCATTTTGTACATCGGGGCCGTTTTGTGCGGATGGCGCAGGTAATTGCCACCAACCCATCCTCAAGCGGCATTGGTATAGAGGAAGATACGGCGATTGTTATTACCGCGGGCATAAAGGCCAGGGTAATTGGCAGCGGCGTAGTGATTATATTGGATGGGGCCACGAGCCACGGCACAAATATCACATCGTTTGATGACGATAAAAAAATTACGATCAGAGATTTAAAGGTGTCCATCCTATCAATGGGAGAAGAATTTACCATTCCCTGCAGAAACCTCCCCCACCTTTAA
- a CDS encoding response regulator — protein sequence MNSKIVRSEHCVIPISAKRQLKILLVEDDAALCEILKSILEDRGYACVACSDAADFGQLFRSFQPDLILIDYLLPTSNGGELCLGIKKNEAAANIPVVMMSSLPAYMLPLNFYNCDAFIQKPFSIKQLLKPVSSLLSSCGKITSDQKNNRSSRLSN from the coding sequence ATGAACTCAAAAATTGTAAGATCTGAACACTGTGTTATACCTATCTCTGCGAAGCGACAACTAAAGATTTTATTGGTAGAGGATGACGCCGCCTTATGCGAAATTTTAAAAAGTATTCTCGAAGATCGTGGCTACGCTTGTGTGGCATGCTCAGACGCGGCCGATTTTGGGCAACTATTTCGCTCGTTTCAACCCGATCTGATCCTGATTGATTATCTTTTACCTACCTCAAACGGTGGTGAACTGTGTTTAGGCATTAAAAAGAACGAGGCCGCGGCCAACATTCCCGTTGTGATGATGTCTTCGCTCCCAGCCTACATGTTACCGCTCAATTTCTATAATTGCGATGCCTTTATTCAAAAACCATTTTCAATTAAACAGTTGCTTAAACCTGTCAGTTCGCTTTTAAGTAGTTGCGGCAAAATAACAAGCGACCAGAAAAATAATCGCTCCTCGCGGTTGTCGAATTAA
- a CDS encoding zinc-dependent alcohol dehydrogenase codes for MLAMNYRGPYRVRIEERPMPRILHPEDAIVRVTRTCICGSDLHLYHGMVPDTRVGSTFGHEFTGIVEEVGPLVTNVKVGDQVLVPFNIACGKCNFCKQGLYGNCHESNTMATAVGGIFGYSHTAGGFDGGQAEYVRVPYANVGPTVIPADMDPDDAVLLTDVVPTGYQAAEMGGIKEGDTVIVFGAGPIGIMAARCAWFFGPARVIIVDHIDYRLEFAKNYSKCEAYNFKSMGDPVLFLKKLTDWYGADVCIDCVGCEAEGNALQTFTGKVTLMQAGTATALQWAVNSVKKGGIVSVVGVYGPPFNYVPIGNILNKGLTLRANQASVKRLLPKLIDHVQSGRLDPKGLITHKFPLEEISDAYHVFSSKLDECIKTVLIPSTKA; via the coding sequence ATGTTAGCAATGAACTACCGCGGCCCTTATCGGGTGCGAATTGAAGAGCGGCCAATGCCCAGGATTTTACATCCCGAAGATGCTATTGTTCGCGTTACCAGAACCTGTATTTGCGGCTCAGACCTTCACCTCTATCATGGCATGGTGCCTGATACCCGCGTGGGGTCTACCTTTGGGCACGAATTTACCGGTATTGTAGAAGAAGTTGGCCCACTGGTTACCAACGTTAAGGTTGGCGACCAGGTGCTTGTTCCTTTTAATATTGCTTGTGGGAAGTGTAATTTCTGCAAACAGGGGCTTTATGGAAACTGCCACGAATCGAATACCATGGCAACAGCCGTAGGTGGGATATTCGGGTACTCGCACACGGCGGGCGGCTTTGATGGCGGTCAGGCAGAATACGTTCGCGTACCGTATGCCAATGTTGGCCCCACGGTAATTCCGGCGGATATGGACCCGGACGATGCCGTTTTATTAACCGACGTTGTTCCTACCGGATATCAGGCTGCAGAAATGGGCGGCATTAAAGAAGGCGACACGGTTATTGTGTTCGGGGCTGGCCCAATCGGGATTATGGCCGCGAGATGTGCCTGGTTTTTCGGGCCAGCGAGGGTAATCATTGTCGACCATATCGACTACCGCCTCGAGTTTGCAAAAAATTATTCCAAGTGCGAAGCCTACAATTTCAAATCGATGGGCGACCCGGTGCTGTTTTTGAAAAAGCTGACGGATTGGTACGGTGCAGATGTGTGTATCGATTGTGTGGGCTGCGAGGCGGAAGGAAATGCCCTGCAAACATTTACGGGTAAGGTTACCTTAATGCAGGCGGGAACAGCAACGGCATTGCAATGGGCGGTAAATTCGGTTAAAAAAGGTGGAATTGTTTCGGTAGTGGGCGTTTACGGGCCGCCGTTCAATTATGTTCCGATTGGCAATATACTTAACAAGGGCCTAACCTTGCGGGCAAATCAGGCTTCAGTAAAAAGATTGCTGCCTAAGTTGATCGACCACGTACAATCGGGCAGGTTAGACCCGAAAGGACTGATTACGCATAAGTTTCCGCTTGAGGAGATTTCGGATGCGTATCACGTCTTTTCATCTAAACTTGATGAATGTATTAAAACCGTATTAATTCCATCTACTAAAGCATAA
- a CDS encoding MBL fold metallo-hydrolase: protein MKQSSDSKNVPMTSFSSGHGKEVLPDLYYYTNQIVNVVMIGKPDGEWVLVDCGLPGSGDELIEVAEKRFGKNRPPAAILLTHGHFDHVGSIVALLEKWDVPVYAHELEFPYLTNKQAYPEPDSTVEGGLLAKMAGIYPHEPIDITASLKPLPADGTVPELPAWRWIHAPGHSPGQVVFFREEDKTLLSADAFITVRQDSFYKVLIQKKDVNGPPRYFTTDWKAAKETVQKLRELQPALVISGHGQAMKGAPLRLGLKNLADNFDEVAVPDHGKFV, encoded by the coding sequence ATGAAACAGAGCAGCGATAGCAAGAACGTTCCGATGACCTCTTTTTCGAGCGGCCACGGCAAGGAGGTTTTGCCCGATCTTTACTATTATACCAACCAGATTGTTAATGTTGTAATGATCGGCAAGCCGGATGGAGAATGGGTTTTGGTAGATTGTGGCTTGCCGGGCAGTGGCGATGAATTAATTGAGGTGGCGGAAAAGCGCTTCGGCAAAAACAGGCCGCCGGCAGCCATTTTACTTACGCATGGGCACTTTGACCACGTTGGCAGCATTGTAGCATTACTCGAGAAATGGGATGTTCCGGTTTATGCACACGAGCTGGAATTTCCTTATCTCACCAATAAACAAGCGTATCCTGAGCCCGATTCGACTGTAGAAGGCGGCTTACTCGCCAAAATGGCCGGTATTTACCCGCACGAGCCTATTGATATTACGGCCTCGTTGAAGCCGCTTCCAGCCGATGGAACGGTACCTGAACTGCCAGCCTGGAGGTGGATTCATGCGCCCGGCCACTCGCCGGGACAGGTGGTTTTCTTTAGAGAAGAAGATAAGACCCTGTTATCTGCGGATGCCTTCATAACGGTAAGGCAAGATTCGTTTTATAAAGTGTTAATCCAGAAAAAGGATGTAAATGGCCCGCCACGGTATTTTACAACAGACTGGAAAGCCGCCAAGGAAACGGTACAGAAACTTAGAGAGTTACAACCCGCACTTGTGATTTCTGGCCACGGCCAGGCGATGAAAGGTGCGCCGTTGCGTTTGGGACTCAAAAATCTGGCCGACAATTTTGATGAGGTGGCTGTTCCAGATCATGGTAAATTTGTTTAG